Proteins encoded together in one Nostoc sp. PCC 7524 window:
- a CDS encoding glycosyltransferase family 2 protein yields MSDYPLISVILPFYNTEQYLETAIQSILNQTYKNFELLLLDDGSSDQSLAIAQKYAQIDPRVKVHHHPNMGLCRTLQKGVSLASGKYIARMDGDDIADSQRFELQVNYLEQNPDCVALGTALTVIDPDGDVIYQPEITQEHEQLVKELLQWQGSRICHPTVMMRTELVRLVGGYTQEYHFEDVDLFLKLAKHGKLANLPERMLWYRWHIGSISHTRNQVRVNEIKQTIYNRAIANLQLSLDSEIKPFLSQNVDSVQVPNKSANDPEYEAYCRWCVIARESGFYHSSFKYIVRIFKSNPLATKTYWVLINFIIGEQYGSALWKLLLSIKQTLFNKESSLLNS; encoded by the coding sequence ATGAGCGATTACCCTTTGATTTCCGTTATACTTCCCTTCTATAATACGGAGCAGTATTTAGAAACTGCAATTCAAAGCATTCTGAATCAAACTTATAAAAATTTTGAATTACTACTCCTAGATGATGGTTCGAGTGATCAGAGTCTAGCGATCGCTCAAAAATATGCCCAAATCGACCCACGAGTTAAGGTACATCATCACCCTAACATGGGTTTATGCAGAACTCTACAAAAGGGAGTCAGTCTTGCCAGTGGCAAGTATATAGCCAGAATGGATGGAGATGACATAGCAGATTCTCAACGCTTTGAGTTGCAGGTTAATTATCTAGAGCAAAATCCTGATTGCGTCGCCTTGGGAACAGCATTAACAGTGATTGACCCAGACGGAGATGTAATATATCAACCAGAAATTACTCAAGAGCATGAGCAACTTGTAAAAGAACTGCTGCAATGGCAAGGCTCGCGCATCTGCCACCCCACAGTGATGATGCGAACAGAATTAGTTCGGTTAGTAGGAGGGTACACCCAAGAATATCACTTTGAAGATGTAGATTTATTTCTCAAGCTAGCAAAACACGGTAAACTAGCAAATTTACCTGAGCGTATGCTGTGGTATCGATGGCATATTGGCAGTATTTCTCACACACGGAATCAGGTAAGAGTTAATGAAATTAAGCAAACAATATATAATCGAGCAATTGCCAATCTACAACTTTCATTAGACAGCGAGATCAAACCTTTTCTATCACAGAATGTAGATTCTGTACAAGTTCCAAACAAGTCAGCAAATGATCCAGAATACGAAGCTTATTGTAGATGGTGTGTAATTGCACGAGAATCCGGGTTTTATCATTCCAGCTTCAAGTATATAGTCAGGATTTTCAAAAGCAACCCTTTAGCAACTAAAACATACTGGGTGCTAATTAATTTCATCATTGGTGAGCAATATGGTTCTGCCTTATGGAAACTATTACTTTCTATAAAGCAAACTTTGTTTAATAAGGAATCCAGTCTTTTAAATTCATAG
- a CDS encoding acyltransferase, giving the protein MNITASGLLLIQRIQQGLGSRWRNFYYKAMGVKLHGYVWMREIDIPRNFDDIEIESFCALDQGVTLLCSGEPLPHAKIYLGAYTYINRNTFLDATLSLTIGQQCGVGPGCYITDHDHGLDLTLPPLGQPMVSKPTKIGDRVWIGANVTILKGVTIGNDAVVGAGSVVTKDIPEKAIAVGVPAKVIKYRSEL; this is encoded by the coding sequence TTGAATATCACTGCTAGTGGATTGCTGCTCATACAGCGAATTCAACAAGGCTTGGGGAGCCGTTGGCGTAATTTCTACTACAAAGCTATGGGAGTAAAACTACATGGCTATGTCTGGATGCGAGAAATTGATATTCCTCGCAACTTCGATGATATTGAAATAGAAAGTTTCTGCGCTTTAGATCAAGGTGTAACATTACTGTGTAGTGGTGAACCCCTACCCCATGCCAAAATTTATCTTGGTGCTTACACTTATATTAACCGTAATACATTTTTAGATGCGACTTTATCGTTAACTATTGGTCAACAATGTGGTGTAGGCCCTGGTTGTTATATTACAGATCATGATCATGGTCTGGACTTAACTTTACCACCGCTAGGACAACCGATGGTTTCCAAACCCACAAAAATAGGCGATCGCGTCTGGATTGGTGCTAACGTTACAATCCTCAAAGGTGTCACCATTGGTAACGACGCTGTAGTTGGTGCGGGTAGTGTTGTTACTAAAGATATACCAGAAAAAGCGATCGCAGTTGGAGTTCCAGCGAAAGTGATTAAATATCGCAGCGAACTATAA
- a CDS encoding glycosyltransferase family 4 protein, with protein MTASQSNQITVLMLPDNRDANPYQALLAKSLEEYGVKVNFPQGYRRFLPLIREVIYSQQRYDLIHLHWILPYLKGKNSFFKLAYTVKFLLDVALVKLAGVKIVWTIHNRVNHDSHFPAIELWLRRNLAKMVDSIILHNQATLEVIAQEYQFSPQKASVILHGHYRDVYHPPIEQSIARQKLDLPSQGYIFLNLGLLRPYKGIEKLIDTWSKNQDVFSQHTLLIAGKADSIYATKLQQKIVNTKGIALIPEFIDEERIHLFFSAATVVVLPYENILNSGSLILAMTYGLPVIAPRIGSIPEYLGNADQLLYEADDISGLFKSMDMSLKNDLRQLSQDVIKACDRLNWNKIAQDTAKTYCIATASN; from the coding sequence ATGACTGCATCTCAATCTAATCAGATCACCGTACTAATGCTGCCTGATAATCGAGATGCTAATCCATATCAGGCTTTACTAGCTAAATCATTGGAGGAATATGGAGTCAAGGTTAACTTTCCTCAAGGATATCGCCGATTTCTCCCTTTAATTAGAGAAGTAATTTATTCACAACAACGCTATGACCTTATCCATTTGCATTGGATACTACCTTATCTAAAAGGAAAAAATAGTTTCTTCAAATTAGCCTATACAGTCAAGTTTTTACTTGATGTAGCTTTAGTCAAACTAGCTGGAGTAAAGATTGTCTGGACAATTCACAACCGTGTTAACCATGATAGTCATTTTCCAGCTATAGAGTTATGGCTACGGCGCAATTTAGCTAAAATGGTTGACAGTATCATCTTACATAATCAAGCAACACTTGAAGTGATCGCGCAGGAATATCAGTTTTCTCCTCAAAAAGCTAGCGTGATTCTGCATGGACACTATCGGGATGTTTATCATCCTCCTATTGAACAGTCCATTGCACGGCAAAAATTAGATTTACCATCTCAAGGCTATATTTTTTTAAATTTAGGTCTTTTAAGACCATACAAAGGAATTGAAAAATTAATCGACACTTGGAGTAAAAACCAAGATGTATTTTCACAACACACCCTCCTTATTGCAGGAAAGGCAGATAGTATATATGCAACCAAGCTTCAGCAAAAGATTGTAAATACAAAAGGTATTGCACTAATTCCTGAATTTATCGATGAAGAGCGAATTCATCTATTTTTTAGTGCTGCAACAGTTGTAGTTCTCCCTTATGAAAATATTCTCAACTCAGGCAGCTTAATTCTTGCAATGACCTACGGATTGCCTGTGATTGCTCCCAGAATTGGAAGCATTCCTGAGTATTTAGGAAATGCTGACCAACTGCTATATGAAGCAGATGATATATCTGGACTTTTCAAATCTATGGATATGAGCCTGAAAAACGATCTGAGGCAGCTTAGTCAAGATGTAATAAAAGCTTGCGATCGCTTAAACTGGAACAAAATCGCACAGGACACAGCAAAAACTTATTGCATAGCCACAGCAAGTAACTAA
- a CDS encoding glycosyltransferase family 4 protein — translation MTSWICCQIGAREHYAIPRALHKNGQLAHLITDAWVAPQSPLGLLPFSPTTALKERFHPTLQQASVHAFNLSLIQFEISQKLQKTSAWDRMIARNYWFQKQAINRLKKLAPQFKNRPILFSYSYAALELFRFAKQQGWLTILGQIDPGPLEEDIVIQEYNRSPQYRGDWKPVPASYWQTWREECELADCIMVNSHWSRQLLEKTGINSDKIQVVPLVYTPPETAKNFSRTYPKSFSPERPLRVLFLGQVILRKGIVAVLEAVEKLEGYPIEFWLVGSQQIEIPPHLKTHPQIRWVGQVNRSETTQYYQQADVFLFPTLSDGFGLTQLEAQAWKLPIIASRCCGEVVVDGVNGWLLDEVSGEAIAYQLKSILHNPQSLEYLAQISSSQELTNHKLSNLSSFLQTIANSF, via the coding sequence ATGACGAGTTGGATTTGTTGCCAAATAGGAGCTAGAGAACACTACGCTATTCCTAGAGCTTTACATAAAAATGGACAGTTAGCTCACCTGATAACCGATGCTTGGGTTGCTCCTCAATCTCCACTCGGACTTTTACCTTTTTCACCTACCACAGCACTAAAAGAACGCTTTCATCCTACACTACAACAGGCATCAGTTCATGCTTTTAACCTCTCCCTGATTCAGTTTGAAATTAGCCAAAAACTACAAAAAACTTCAGCCTGGGATCGCATGATTGCCCGTAATTATTGGTTTCAAAAACAGGCAATCAACAGACTAAAAAAATTAGCTCCTCAATTTAAAAATCGCCCCATTTTATTCTCTTATAGCTATGCTGCCTTAGAATTATTTCGCTTTGCCAAACAGCAGGGATGGTTGACTATTTTGGGACAAATCGATCCAGGTCCTTTAGAGGAAGATATTGTTATTCAAGAATATAACCGATCGCCACAATATCGCGGAGACTGGAAACCAGTTCCGGCTTCATATTGGCAAACATGGCGAGAAGAATGTGAATTGGCTGATTGTATTATGGTCAATTCCCATTGGTCACGCCAGTTACTAGAAAAAACAGGTATTAATTCTGATAAAATCCAGGTTGTTCCCCTAGTTTATACACCACCGGAAACAGCAAAAAACTTTAGTCGCACCTATCCAAAATCATTTTCTCCAGAGCGTCCTTTGAGGGTGTTGTTTTTGGGACAAGTAATTTTGCGGAAAGGAATTGTAGCTGTTTTGGAAGCAGTGGAAAAGCTGGAAGGATATCCCATTGAATTTTGGCTTGTTGGTTCTCAGCAGATTGAAATTCCACCCCACTTAAAAACACATCCTCAAATTCGCTGGGTAGGTCAAGTTAACCGCAGTGAAACAACCCAATATTATCAACAAGCTGATGTGTTTTTATTCCCGACTCTTTCCGATGGGTTTGGGCTAACTCAATTAGAAGCACAAGCCTGGAAACTCCCTATTATTGCTTCTCGTTGTTGTGGTGAGGTGGTTGTAGATGGTGTCAACGGTTGGCTTTTAGATGAAGTCAGTGGGGAAGCGATCGCATATCAGCTAAAATCAATTCTGCACAATCCCCAATCTTTAGAATACCTTGCTCAAATATCCTCATCTCAGGAGCTAACAAATCACAAACTATCTAACCTGTCATCATTTTTGCAAACAATAGCTAATTCATTTTAA
- a CDS encoding DUF4351 domain-containing protein codes for MSKQKSDIGSKRLISLSPNQWVRWLTQNQNLTVQEILSSEFQWVARENDVLLKVSSPQEGEFLILNELQLRYSSRMPQRIRAYAALAEERYNLPVYPVLINILPISTTQVIANYYHSEIMGMMAHQDYRVINLWEVDVNLVFEQQLSALLPFVPILKNGAQETIVRQAVQLLRADEKLQELEPLLSFFASFVLDIPLVQQIMRWDMSILRESPWYQEILKEGLERGLQQEGVNLVSRLIQRRFGVIPLATQTQIQSLSTSKLEDLAEALLDFTEISQLEQWLNQNTD; via the coding sequence GTGAGCAAGCAAAAGTCCGATATCGGTAGTAAGCGATTAATTAGCCTATCACCTAATCAGTGGGTACGTTGGTTAACACAAAACCAAAACCTGACAGTGCAAGAAATTCTCTCCTCAGAATTTCAATGGGTAGCAAGAGAAAATGATGTCTTACTCAAAGTGTCGAGTCCCCAAGAGGGAGAGTTTCTCATCCTGAATGAATTACAATTACGATACAGTTCCAGAATGCCCCAGCGTATCCGCGCTTATGCAGCCTTAGCAGAGGAACGCTACAATTTACCAGTTTATCCGGTATTAATTAATATTTTGCCCATTTCTACCACCCAGGTAATTGCTAACTACTATCATTCAGAGATTATGGGAATGATGGCTCATCAAGACTACCGAGTAATCAACTTGTGGGAAGTAGATGTAAATTTAGTATTTGAACAGCAATTATCTGCATTATTACCGTTTGTACCAATTCTGAAAAATGGCGCACAAGAAACTATTGTACGCCAAGCTGTACAATTATTAAGGGCAGACGAAAAGTTACAAGAGTTAGAGCCGCTATTATCTTTTTTTGCTAGCTTTGTCTTAGATATACCCCTAGTACAGCAAATTATGAGGTGGGATATGAGTATTCTAAGAGAATCACCTTGGTATCAAGAAATTTTAAAGGAAGGACTAGAACGAGGTCTGCAACAAGAAGGAGTAAATTTAGTATCACGATTAATTCAGCGTCGTTTTGGTGTTATACCCTTAGCTACACAAACACAAATTCAGAGTTTATCAACGAGTAAGCTAGAAGATTTAGCAGAAGCATTATTAGATTTCACCGAAATTAGTCAATTGGAACAATGGCTCAATCAAAATACTGATTGA
- a CDS encoding type II toxin-antitoxin system VapC family toxin, with protein sequence MIILDTHAWIWWVTESPKLSLQATEAINKADIVGITAISCWELAMLVSKNRIGLSMDVQIWIDLALQHPKIQLLALTPEIAVLSTRLPGNFHGDPADRLIVASSLVHKARLISKDEKIQQWGYIEVIW encoded by the coding sequence ATGATTATTCTCGATACCCATGCTTGGATTTGGTGGGTTACAGAATCTCCGAAACTTTCTCTACAAGCAACCGAAGCAATTAACAAAGCTGATATCGTTGGTATTACTGCAATTAGTTGTTGGGAATTGGCAATGCTGGTTTCCAAAAATAGAATTGGTTTATCAATGGATGTCCAAATTTGGATTGATTTAGCACTTCAACATCCAAAAATTCAACTGTTAGCCCTAACACCAGAAATCGCAGTTTTATCAACTAGATTACCGGGTAATTTTCATGGCGATCCCGCAGACAGATTGATTGTAGCTAGTAGTTTGGTTCACAAAGCACGGCTAATTTCAAAAGATGAAAAAATTCAACAATGGGGATATATAGAAGTAATTTGGTAA
- a CDS encoding alpha-2,8-polysialyltransferase family protein → MKTRFAFVNGIWQLCMVVAAFEQERLHHPHTIYKDYLVVYSLASANTELMDFVEKNSYKFWNWQGVIQVKWVTSEWDRNLNKEQNSAVQEIVKHFDLDSPDAVEEIWLCKIQFRDERFFADIFSQAKIVMYEDGLHTYLANNYLISLPQVNWIHPREALARYKKFVREVISHEVDWYHKGIKRSHLRRIVKFYSVLGTQIPIPAVFRNIRVEYVNKNILQKLFAELNHRFDCQLYPEVTHHHTKTALLIGSNFCHLDYFPRESEVAVFAHVIQKLTAQGYKIFWKEHPRNQIPLFEEFKQIITLDNFVYLEGEQKIPIEVIVSQNKIDLCVSTVSSSLFYLNYIYGIKTLTCARQLLQYLQGDFRNLVELTLQNIEEVC, encoded by the coding sequence ATGAAAACTAGATTTGCATTCGTTAATGGCATCTGGCAGCTATGTATGGTCGTTGCAGCCTTTGAGCAAGAAAGGCTGCATCATCCTCACACCATATATAAAGACTATTTGGTAGTGTATTCACTTGCCAGTGCCAACACTGAACTCATGGATTTTGTTGAGAAAAACAGTTATAAATTTTGGAATTGGCAAGGTGTAATTCAAGTCAAGTGGGTGACATCAGAATGGGATAGAAACCTGAACAAAGAACAAAATTCTGCTGTTCAAGAAATAGTAAAGCACTTTGATCTAGATAGTCCAGATGCAGTTGAGGAGATATGGCTATGTAAAATCCAATTCCGTGATGAACGCTTTTTTGCAGACATATTTTCTCAGGCAAAAATAGTGATGTATGAAGATGGGCTACATACATACCTAGCCAATAATTACTTAATTAGTTTACCCCAGGTAAATTGGATTCACCCTAGAGAAGCCCTAGCCAGATACAAGAAATTTGTCAGAGAAGTTATTTCTCACGAAGTTGATTGGTACCATAAAGGAATTAAGCGATCGCATCTCAGACGCATTGTTAAATTTTACTCAGTTCTTGGTACACAAATTCCTATTCCAGCAGTATTCCGCAACATTCGCGTAGAATATGTCAACAAAAATATATTACAAAAATTATTTGCTGAACTAAATCACCGCTTTGACTGCCAACTCTATCCAGAAGTAACCCATCATCACACCAAGACAGCTTTACTAATTGGTTCAAATTTCTGCCATCTTGATTACTTTCCACGAGAAAGCGAAGTTGCAGTTTTTGCTCATGTTATCCAAAAGCTAACAGCACAAGGCTATAAAATTTTTTGGAAAGAACATCCCCGTAACCAAATTCCTCTTTTTGAAGAATTCAAACAAATCATTACATTAGACAATTTTGTTTACCTCGAAGGTGAACAAAAGATACCTATAGAAGTGATAGTCTCACAAAATAAAATAGACCTTTGTGTTTCAACTGTCAGTAGCTCTTTATTTTACTTGAATTATATTTATGGCATCAAAACCTTAACGTGTGCGAGGCAGTTGTTGCAATATCTTCAAGGTGATTTTCGTAATCTTGTAGAATTGACCCTTCAAAACATTGAAGAGGTATGTTAG
- a CDS encoding polysaccharide pyruvyl transferase family protein: MLQRDSIGLFGGWSGIHVGDDAILLETLRKLEEEIPEAKIQLFCSTPEITKNLVTNQQVEISPAFRCFTRDVTNHLLNASNSLERLYYRINWIFKSFDLLSECSQPIDKISATDDELIFFIKSLNRCKILIFSGGGYLNSHLRLSWLYPSLMLIEICRRLDIPVYLCGQTIGPLTSGKDKWLVKKVFCNVSLIGTREDKSIQLLKDLGINESYIIREKDAVWNLPEHELNENFQEITDKENHDLIGISIQSRGEREQQFDQQLVQSILDKFPQSSLMFFPHEPADVNYQTNILKEIEKTHNNLSKRIIIIPYDTLPNIHKALVKKCKVCIGTRFHFQLFALSTATPSISIFKRLKTLGIFRDYHIENLCFNPLECSEPVENTLDMLADVLQSCENYRDLLKNCIANDKLASHIVLQRAIERFHSLT, translated from the coding sequence ATGCTACAGAGAGATTCCATAGGATTATTTGGTGGTTGGAGTGGAATTCATGTTGGGGATGATGCAATTTTGCTCGAAACTCTCAGGAAACTTGAAGAAGAAATTCCAGAAGCAAAAATTCAGTTATTTTGTTCTACACCAGAAATTACTAAAAACTTAGTCACAAATCAACAAGTTGAAATCTCTCCTGCATTCCGGTGTTTTACTAGAGACGTAACTAATCACCTCCTTAATGCTTCTAACTCCTTAGAAAGACTATATTATCGAATTAATTGGATTTTCAAGTCCTTTGATTTACTTTCTGAATGTTCTCAACCTATAGATAAAATAAGTGCAACTGATGATGAACTTATTTTTTTTATTAAGTCCCTCAATCGATGTAAAATTTTAATTTTTTCTGGAGGAGGATATCTGAATTCCCATTTGCGCTTAAGTTGGCTGTACCCAAGTTTAATGCTAATTGAAATTTGCCGTAGATTAGATATTCCTGTTTACCTTTGTGGACAAACGATAGGACCTTTAACTTCTGGTAAAGATAAATGGTTAGTTAAAAAAGTTTTTTGCAATGTTTCCTTAATTGGCACTAGAGAAGACAAAAGCATTCAACTTTTAAAAGATTTAGGTATCAATGAATCTTATATTATCAGGGAAAAAGACGCAGTTTGGAATTTACCAGAACATGAATTAAATGAGAATTTTCAGGAAATAACAGACAAAGAAAATCATGATTTAATTGGTATTTCCATTCAATCAAGAGGAGAAAGAGAGCAACAATTCGATCAACAATTAGTGCAAAGCATATTAGACAAATTTCCACAATCTAGTCTGATGTTTTTCCCCCATGAGCCTGCTGATGTTAATTATCAAACTAATATTTTAAAAGAAATAGAGAAAACGCATAATAATCTATCGAAACGCATAATAATTATTCCATATGATACATTACCTAACATTCATAAGGCACTAGTAAAAAAGTGTAAGGTATGTATTGGAACTCGATTTCATTTTCAACTTTTTGCTCTCTCAACAGCAACACCATCAATTTCTATCTTTAAGCGATTAAAAACTTTAGGGATATTTCGAGATTATCACATAGAAAATCTCTGCTTTAACCCATTAGAATGTTCAGAGCCAGTGGAAAACACACTAGATATGTTGGCAGATGTTTTGCAATCATGTGAAAATTATAGAGATTTATTAAAAAATTGTATTGCTAATGACAAACTTGCCAGCCATATTGTTCTGCAAAGAGCTATTGAAAGATTCCACTCATTGACTTAA
- a CDS encoding glycosyltransferase family 2 protein, with translation MNVTENLSNLVTIGITTKNRWQDLKTTLINISKAGLEALPILIFDDASDEPCPFNISDLSLQIKLQRFKESQGLIVRRNQIAQLIQTKYYLSLDDDSYPVSGSLEAAVEFAESLDDLFCLSFPIYNPVLAEYQNQSFDNQPYPVRCFVGCGHLLHRERFLQLGGYREELIHQGEEMEIAARAFQKNLHCYHFPDFLIHHTASNTGRNWHRMDFYGARNNVLWNDWFVPSQLKLIKQFRTLVSRLSLGIKVRRWGQFQGEYAGFREIEQFKKYRQNMSIECYKQWQALPYT, from the coding sequence ATGAATGTAACTGAAAATTTGTCAAATTTAGTAACTATCGGCATTACAACTAAGAATCGCTGGCAGGATTTAAAAACTACACTCATTAATATTAGTAAAGCAGGTTTAGAAGCATTACCTATATTAATTTTTGATGATGCTTCTGATGAACCTTGTCCCTTTAATATTTCGGATTTATCACTGCAAATTAAACTCCAGCGATTTAAAGAATCCCAAGGGCTAATTGTCCGCCGTAACCAGATAGCACAGTTGATCCAGACTAAATATTACCTCAGTTTAGATGATGACTCTTATCCTGTATCTGGCTCTTTAGAAGCTGCTGTTGAATTTGCCGAATCACTAGATGATCTATTCTGTCTTAGCTTCCCAATTTATAACCCTGTACTTGCAGAATATCAAAACCAGTCTTTTGATAATCAACCTTATCCGGTTAGATGTTTTGTAGGCTGTGGTCATCTTCTTCATCGAGAAAGATTCCTGCAATTAGGCGGTTATCGAGAAGAACTGATTCACCAAGGTGAAGAAATGGAGATTGCAGCCAGAGCTTTCCAAAAAAATTTGCACTGTTATCACTTCCCTGACTTCTTGATTCATCACACAGCTTCTAACACAGGACGTAATTGGCATCGCATGGATTTCTACGGAGCTAGAAATAATGTGTTGTGGAATGACTGGTTTGTTCCTTCTCAACTTAAGTTAATCAAGCAATTCCGCACTTTAGTTTCTAGGCTGAGTTTAGGTATTAAAGTCAGACGTTGGGGACAGTTTCAAGGAGAGTATGCTGGCTTTAGAGAAATTGAGCAATTCAAAAAATATCGCCAGAATATGTCAATAGAATGTTACAAACAGTGGCAAGCACTACCCTATACCTGA
- a CDS encoding glycosyltransferase family 2 protein, with the protein MLLPISAIVPTRNRSAPLARTLHSLAQQSVQPTEMIVVDGSTDDSTQELCQKPIPGLATQIKYYRATEIGAAIQRNQAMVHATQNVIWLMDDDILLEPECLARLWAALQSDPRLGGVNAMITNQRYLPPGRISRNLFRFLHGRLETSYAGKCIGPGLNLLPEDDPNLPEIVPVEWLNSTCTLYRREALPQPLFPANFTGYSLMEDVTLSLIVGKQWKLANARTARIVHDSQPGDHKNNPGVLAKMDLVNRHYVMTQILQRCSLGDYAKLIVLQFFGIVASLTSTKGWVSLPFVLNGKLQAIAQIVSDKNPSSSLKHGS; encoded by the coding sequence ATGCTACTCCCAATTTCTGCTATTGTGCCTACACGGAACCGTAGCGCACCCTTAGCTCGAACATTACACAGTCTGGCTCAACAATCTGTACAGCCAACTGAAATGATTGTAGTAGATGGCTCTACCGATGACAGTACACAAGAACTTTGTCAGAAACCAATTCCCGGACTGGCTACCCAGATTAAATACTATCGAGCAACAGAAATAGGCGCAGCCATCCAGCGTAACCAAGCAATGGTTCACGCTACCCAAAACGTGATTTGGCTGATGGATGATGACATTTTACTTGAGCCGGAGTGTTTAGCCAGATTGTGGGCTGCATTGCAAAGTGATCCTCGCCTGGGTGGTGTTAATGCCATGATTACAAATCAACGCTATTTACCACCTGGACGCATCAGTCGTAATTTATTCCGTTTTTTGCATGGTCGTCTAGAAACAAGCTACGCAGGTAAGTGCATAGGACCAGGATTAAATTTGTTACCAGAAGATGACCCCAATTTACCAGAAATTGTCCCTGTAGAATGGCTAAACAGCACCTGTACGCTATATAGGCGAGAAGCACTACCTCAACCCTTGTTTCCAGCCAACTTTACAGGATATTCGCTGATGGAGGATGTGACGCTTTCTCTGATAGTGGGGAAACAATGGAAATTAGCTAACGCTCGGACTGCGCGGATAGTTCACGACAGTCAACCAGGAGATCACAAAAATAATCCAGGTGTATTAGCAAAGATGGATTTGGTTAACCGTCACTACGTGATGACGCAAATTCTGCAAAGATGTAGTTTAGGAGATTACGCGAAGTTAATAGTGTTACAATTTTTTGGCATTGTAGCATCTTTAACATCAACAAAAGGTTGGGTATCGCTACCTTTTGTCTTGAATGGTAAACTGCAAGCGATCGCACAAATCGTTTCTGATAAAAATCCCTCAAGTAGTCTGAAACACGGAAGTTAA
- a CDS encoding glycosyltransferase family 2 protein, translating to MNPKVSILIPCYNAEMWIAQAIESALKQIYPNKEVIVVDDGSTDGSLEIIKSFGNSIRWETGSNQGGNVARNRLLELSTGEWLQYLDADDYLLPDKIEKQVEYLAHVPHTDILYSPSIFEYHQQDKSWQEVLPIPEPHDSWMLLARWYLPQTNSPLWRKQAIIDVGGWKVDQPCCQEHELYLRLLIAGKRFEYFGEAGSIYRQWGESTVCKRDKSETNRQVLAIEDKIEQHLKATNQLTQSRHNAINQTRFEKARMIWPSDKTWASQVISKINNTNKTFIPSGQAAPKSYRLVYRILGFSVAEQVANFKRLLNYKFI from the coding sequence ATGAATCCTAAAGTCAGTATTCTTATCCCCTGCTACAATGCCGAGATGTGGATTGCTCAAGCGATAGAAAGTGCTTTAAAGCAAATATATCCCAATAAAGAAGTAATTGTTGTAGATGATGGTTCTACAGATGGAAGTTTAGAGATAATTAAAAGCTTTGGTAATTCGATTCGTTGGGAAACAGGGTCAAATCAAGGTGGTAATGTCGCCAGAAACCGCTTGCTAGAACTTAGCACAGGAGAATGGTTGCAATATCTGGATGCAGATGATTATTTGCTACCAGATAAAATTGAAAAACAAGTTGAATATCTTGCTCACGTTCCTCACACTGACATCTTATACAGCCCCAGTATTTTTGAGTATCACCAGCAGGATAAATCTTGGCAAGAAGTTCTACCAATTCCTGAACCTCATGACTCCTGGATGTTACTTGCCAGATGGTATCTCCCTCAAACTAACAGTCCACTATGGCGCAAGCAAGCGATTATTGATGTGGGAGGTTGGAAAGTTGATCAGCCATGTTGTCAGGAACATGAACTATATTTGCGTCTTCTCATAGCCGGAAAACGGTTTGAGTATTTTGGTGAAGCTGGTTCAATTTACAGACAGTGGGGTGAGTCAACAGTGTGTAAACGAGACAAGTCTGAAACCAATCGTCAAGTTTTAGCGATTGAAGATAAAATTGAACAACATCTCAAAGCTACTAATCAACTGACTCAATCTCGGCACAATGCTATTAATCAAACTAGATTTGAAAAGGCTAGAATGATTTGGCCCTCAGATAAAACTTGGGCTAGTCAGGTGATTTCAAAAATAAACAATACCAATAAAACATTCATCCCATCGGGACAAGCAGCACCTAAATCTTATCGTCTAGTTTATCGAATACTCGGTTTTTCTGTAGCTGAACAAGTAGCAAACTTCAAAAGATTATTAAACTATAAATTTATATAA